The following coding sequences are from one Pseudonocardia sp. EC080619-01 window:
- a CDS encoding GntR family transcriptional regulator produces the protein MTALPAPPSRVQQVYDAIVDDICTGRLTPGTPLRQEHLAERFSVSRQPVQQALLLLRNQGMLRDFGRRGLEVAPVDADFVRHLYGLRAVLDGYAARSASGHLSAEEASRGFALVAEGQAADREKNYARMVAADIDFHRFVTEHSGNPLLVESAGVIWRNVQRVMGELLFRGSAPKWVWEDHAAIFSAVVAGDGDRAERLAREHAEHGETLILDALGESGDAGSGRAAGTAS, from the coding sequence GTGACGGCCCTGCCCGCCCCACCCTCACGCGTCCAGCAGGTCTACGACGCGATCGTCGACGACATCTGCACCGGGCGGCTCACACCGGGCACCCCGCTACGGCAGGAGCACCTCGCCGAGCGCTTCTCGGTGTCCCGCCAGCCGGTCCAGCAGGCACTGTTGCTGCTGCGCAACCAGGGCATGCTGCGCGACTTCGGCCGTCGCGGTCTCGAGGTCGCGCCGGTCGACGCCGACTTCGTCCGCCACCTCTACGGACTGCGCGCCGTGCTGGACGGCTACGCCGCCCGCAGCGCCTCCGGACACCTGTCCGCGGAGGAGGCGTCGCGCGGGTTCGCCCTGGTCGCAGAGGGTCAGGCGGCGGACCGCGAGAAGAACTACGCGCGGATGGTGGCCGCCGACATCGACTTCCACCGGTTCGTCACCGAGCACTCGGGCAATCCCCTGCTCGTCGAGAGCGCCGGCGTGATCTGGCGGAACGTCCAGCGGGTGATGGGCGAGCTGCTGTTCCGCGGGAGCGCGCCGAAGTGGGTCTGGGAGGACCACGCCGCGATCTTCTCCGCGGTCGTCGCGGGCGACGGCGACCGGGCCGAGCGGCTCGCCCGCGAACACGCCGAGCACGGCGAGACGCTGATCCTCGACGCGCTCGGCGAGTCCGGCGACGCCGGCTCCGGCCGGGCCGCGGGCACCGCCTCCTGA
- a CDS encoding thiamine pyrophosphate-binding protein, whose protein sequence is MTEEDPSTVAALVARFLYDRGVRRVFGLQGGHIQPIWDRLARLGVAIVDVRDEAAAVHMAHAHSELTGEMGIALATAGPGVTNTVTAVANASVSRIPLLLLGGCPPRPQANKHPLQDIPHTEILRPVTRQSRTLRVGDEVLRELDEGWSRATGDAAEPGPVYLEIPTDVLRETVPPAVVLDEHLRAPRRRRSLPHPDDVAAVAELLRGAEKPAVITGRGARTAPEELVRFLDATGAAYLDTQEGRGLVPPGHPAVVGALRSRVMREADLVVTVGRQLDYQLGFGSPAAFPDARWVRVSDSAGELHDNRRGEVEILADVGSTLDALAAAAGPDPDTTWRDGLRKAHLERFDGYRDALAATPPGGDGRMHPNHIFAALNDLDLDGATVVADGGDLLSFARLGVPSVARYLDAGAFGCLGVGVPFAIAAALANPDRPAIAVTGDGAFGINAMEVNTAVRHGVPIVVIVSNNAAWNIERYDQAENYGLVVGTELDGNDYAALGRALGAHGERVTEPGEMAGALERALANAPAVIDVVTSRDAPSPDAGKGLGWVPDYQALTPWNDAEVKRREP, encoded by the coding sequence ATGACCGAGGAAGATCCGTCCACCGTCGCTGCACTGGTGGCCCGGTTCCTGTACGACCGCGGGGTGCGCCGCGTCTTCGGACTGCAGGGCGGGCACATCCAGCCGATCTGGGACCGGCTCGCCCGGCTCGGGGTCGCCATCGTCGACGTCCGCGACGAGGCCGCCGCCGTCCACATGGCACACGCCCACTCCGAGCTCACCGGCGAGATGGGCATCGCGCTGGCGACCGCGGGGCCCGGTGTCACGAACACCGTCACCGCGGTCGCCAACGCGTCCGTCTCGCGGATCCCGCTCCTGCTGCTCGGCGGCTGCCCGCCGCGGCCGCAGGCCAACAAGCACCCGCTGCAGGACATCCCGCACACCGAGATCCTGCGGCCCGTCACCCGGCAGAGCCGCACCCTGCGGGTCGGCGACGAGGTGCTCCGCGAGCTCGACGAGGGCTGGTCCCGTGCGACCGGCGACGCCGCCGAGCCGGGGCCGGTCTACCTGGAGATCCCGACCGACGTGCTGCGGGAGACGGTGCCGCCCGCCGTCGTGCTCGACGAGCACCTGCGCGCACCCCGGCGCCGCCGCTCGCTGCCGCACCCCGACGACGTCGCCGCCGTCGCCGAGCTGCTGCGCGGCGCCGAGAAGCCCGCCGTCATCACCGGGCGCGGAGCGCGCACCGCGCCCGAGGAGCTCGTCCGGTTCCTCGACGCCACCGGCGCCGCCTACCTCGACACCCAGGAGGGACGCGGGCTGGTCCCGCCCGGTCACCCGGCCGTCGTCGGGGCGTTGCGGAGCCGGGTGATGCGGGAGGCCGACCTGGTCGTCACCGTCGGGCGCCAGCTCGACTACCAGCTCGGTTTCGGGTCCCCGGCCGCGTTCCCGGACGCGCGGTGGGTCCGCGTCTCCGACTCGGCGGGGGAGCTGCACGACAACCGGCGCGGCGAGGTCGAGATCCTCGCCGACGTCGGGAGCACCCTCGACGCGCTCGCCGCGGCGGCCGGGCCGGATCCGGACACCACCTGGCGGGACGGCCTGCGCAAGGCACACCTCGAACGGTTCGACGGCTACCGCGACGCGCTCGCCGCCACCCCGCCCGGCGGCGACGGACGGATGCACCCGAACCACATCTTCGCCGCGCTGAACGACCTCGACCTCGACGGCGCGACCGTCGTCGCCGACGGGGGCGACCTGCTCAGCTTCGCGCGGCTCGGCGTCCCGTCCGTCGCCCGCTACCTCGACGCCGGCGCGTTCGGCTGCCTGGGCGTCGGCGTCCCGTTCGCGATCGCCGCGGCACTGGCGAACCCCGACCGGCCGGCGATCGCCGTCACCGGTGACGGGGCGTTCGGGATCAACGCGATGGAGGTCAACACCGCGGTCCGGCACGGCGTGCCGATCGTCGTGATCGTCTCCAACAACGCCGCCTGGAACATCGAGCGCTACGACCAGGCCGAGAACTACGGCCTCGTCGTCGGCACCGAGCTCGACGGCAACGACTACGCCGCGCTCGGCCGCGCCCTGGGTGCGCACGGGGAGCGGGTCACCGAGCCCGGGGAGATGGCCGGCGCGCTGGAACGTGCGCTGGCGAACGCACCGGCCGTGATCGACGTCGTGACCAGCCGCGACGCCCCGTCCCCGGACGCGGGCAAGGGCCTGGGCTGGGTCCCCGACTACCAGGCCCTCACCCCCTGGAACGACGCCGAGGTGAAGCGGAGGGAGCCCTGA
- a CDS encoding nitroreductase/quinone reductase family protein, with translation MTNQCSHGHYLAPGRFTRYVMNPLVAGLTRLGIPLAGSAVLGVRGRRSGEVRTVPVNPMRLDGARYLVAARGETQWVRNLRVAGEAELTVGRRSERITATELTDPAAVVPVLREYLRRWAWEVGAFFDGVGADSSDEELAAAAHRHPVFVLAGP, from the coding sequence ATGACGAATCAGTGCTCTCACGGTCACTACCTCGCACCCGGGCGGTTCACCCGCTACGTGATGAACCCGCTGGTCGCGGGACTCACCCGGCTCGGGATCCCGCTCGCCGGCTCGGCGGTGCTCGGTGTCCGCGGGCGTCGTTCGGGCGAGGTCCGGACGGTCCCGGTCAACCCGATGCGCCTCGACGGCGCCCGCTACCTCGTCGCGGCCCGCGGCGAGACGCAGTGGGTGCGGAACCTCCGCGTCGCGGGGGAGGCGGAGCTGACCGTCGGGCGCCGGTCCGAGCGTATCACCGCGACCGAGCTGACCGACCCGGCCGCTGTCGTCCCGGTGCTCCGCGAGTACCTGCGCCGCTGGGCGTGGGAGGTCGGCGCGTTCTTCGACGGTGTCGGAGCGGACTCCTCCGACGAGGAGCTCGCCGCCGCGGCGCACCGGCACCCGGTCTTCGTGCTCGCCGGCCCCTGA
- a CDS encoding methionine synthase: protein MSTDDPLAAALAAAGLGDVRPGETRPPEPRIEVVSDEPELPDAPRALWPEGIGTGVGSLPGADPREASALVTGETPDLPALPELPARGVGADMVGRTAGLLVDLAVEVVPTGWRVTARQGRDLRRARDLMAGDLDAFGDACDRSRPAWVKVSATGPWTLAAAVELASGHRVLTDRGAVREFAASLGEGLRAHVAEVAARTGASVVVQLDEPGLPAVLAGSLPTASGYGTVGSVPAPDAQDLLRELVTGIDAPVVVHCCADRPPIRLLAGAGVAAVGIDATRPAFAGTTAEPRALDAIGETWDEGTPLLLGLLPGTAPVREPVIGDLARTGYDLADRLGFDRPRLARLAVPTPACGLAGATPEWARRALALSRELGRAFADPDEVPPAGFGAGS, encoded by the coding sequence GTGAGTACCGACGACCCGCTGGCCGCCGCGCTCGCCGCCGCCGGGCTGGGCGACGTGCGACCCGGTGAGACCCGGCCGCCCGAACCCCGCATCGAGGTCGTGAGCGACGAACCCGAGCTGCCCGACGCCCCGCGCGCGCTGTGGCCCGAGGGGATCGGGACCGGCGTCGGGTCGCTGCCGGGGGCCGATCCGCGGGAGGCGTCCGCGCTGGTCACCGGCGAGACGCCGGACCTCCCCGCGCTGCCCGAGCTGCCGGCCCGCGGGGTCGGGGCGGACATGGTCGGACGGACCGCCGGGCTGCTCGTGGACCTGGCCGTCGAGGTCGTCCCGACCGGCTGGCGGGTCACCGCTCGGCAGGGCCGCGACCTTCGGCGGGCCCGGGACCTGATGGCGGGCGATCTCGACGCGTTCGGCGACGCCTGCGACCGCAGCCGTCCCGCATGGGTGAAGGTCTCCGCCACCGGGCCGTGGACGCTCGCGGCCGCGGTCGAGCTGGCGTCCGGGCACCGGGTCCTCACCGACCGCGGCGCGGTGCGCGAGTTCGCGGCGAGCCTGGGCGAGGGGCTCCGCGCGCACGTCGCGGAGGTCGCGGCGCGGACCGGGGCGTCCGTCGTCGTCCAGCTGGACGAGCCCGGGCTGCCCGCGGTGCTCGCCGGGTCGCTGCCGACCGCGTCGGGCTACGGCACCGTGGGCTCGGTGCCCGCGCCGGACGCGCAGGACCTCCTGCGCGAGCTCGTCACCGGCATCGACGCCCCGGTCGTCGTGCACTGCTGCGCGGACCGTCCGCCGATCCGGTTGCTGGCGGGCGCCGGGGTCGCCGCCGTCGGGATCGACGCGACCCGGCCCGCGTTCGCCGGGACCACCGCGGAACCCCGCGCGCTCGACGCGATCGGCGAGACCTGGGACGAGGGGACCCCGCTGCTGCTCGGTCTGCTGCCCGGCACCGCGCCGGTCCGCGAGCCGGTCATCGGCGATCTCGCCCGCACCGGGTACGACCTTGCGGACCGGCTCGGGTTCGACCGGCCGCGCCTCGCGCGCCTGGCCGTCCCGACCCCGGCCTGCGGCCTGGCCGGTGCGACGCCGGAGTGGGCCCGCCGCGCCCTCGCCCTGTCCCGCGAGCTGGGCCGGGCCTTCGCCGACCCGGACGAGGTGCCCCCCGCCGGGTTCGGCGCCGGGAGCTGA
- a CDS encoding aldehyde dehydrogenase, with protein MSTPHTLTLDADARTADRAAMFVDGEFVPAAAGATFPTVDPNTGRTIAEVPRADGTDVDRAVAAAKRVAVEWQFTDAIARAALLRNLAALVTEHADELARLEALDSGHYLAKAQELMGAIPLWLDYWASLADKVGGRTIEVPGNKLSFTILEPLGVTAHIVPWNYPLLIMVRSCAPALALGNTCVVKPAEDTSLSALKFAELVKEAGFPDGVFNVVTGYGTEAGASLAAHPDVAGITFTGSTETGKTVAKLAADHVAQVNLELGGKSPTVVFPDADLDDAVEAAVQGFCSHTGQVCVAGTRLFVHADVRDEFLTRLTARLDQTQVGDGFADGTQMGPLVSQKQYDRVRSYIEIGKSEATLHYGGGRPDGVGDGGYFVEPTVFVDVAHDARIAREEIFGPVASVHTWTTEDELVEAANDSIYGLFAVLLGSDVKRLLSTARRLQVGGVMINDWFGELPMTPHGGHKQSGTGREEGLEAVHGYTQVKHVSINLDDSLRAGTDWAGAPL; from the coding sequence ATGTCCACCCCGCACACCCTCACCCTCGACGCCGACGCCCGCACCGCCGACCGGGCCGCGATGTTCGTCGACGGCGAGTTCGTCCCGGCGGCCGCCGGGGCCACGTTCCCGACCGTCGACCCCAACACCGGCCGCACCATCGCGGAGGTACCGCGGGCCGACGGAACGGACGTCGACCGGGCGGTCGCCGCGGCCAAGCGGGTCGCCGTCGAGTGGCAGTTCACCGACGCGATCGCCCGCGCCGCGCTGCTGCGCAACCTGGCCGCGCTCGTCACCGAGCACGCCGACGAGCTCGCCCGCCTGGAGGCGCTCGACTCCGGGCACTACCTGGCCAAGGCCCAGGAGCTGATGGGCGCGATCCCGCTGTGGCTCGACTACTGGGCCAGCCTGGCCGACAAGGTCGGCGGGCGGACCATCGAGGTACCGGGCAACAAGCTGTCCTTCACGATCCTCGAGCCGCTCGGCGTGACCGCGCACATCGTGCCGTGGAACTACCCGCTGCTGATCATGGTGCGGTCCTGCGCGCCCGCGCTGGCGCTGGGCAACACCTGCGTGGTGAAGCCGGCCGAGGACACGTCGTTGTCGGCGCTCAAGTTCGCCGAGCTGGTCAAGGAGGCGGGCTTCCCGGACGGCGTGTTCAACGTCGTCACCGGCTACGGCACCGAGGCCGGGGCCTCGCTGGCCGCGCACCCGGACGTCGCGGGCATCACCTTCACCGGCTCCACCGAGACCGGGAAGACGGTCGCGAAGCTGGCCGCCGACCACGTCGCGCAGGTGAACCTGGAGCTCGGCGGGAAGAGCCCGACGGTCGTGTTCCCGGACGCCGACCTCGACGACGCCGTCGAGGCCGCGGTGCAGGGGTTCTGCTCGCACACCGGGCAGGTCTGCGTCGCCGGGACCCGGCTGTTCGTGCACGCCGACGTCCGCGACGAGTTCCTCACCCGGCTCACCGCGCGCCTCGACCAGACGCAGGTCGGCGACGGGTTCGCCGACGGCACCCAGATGGGCCCGCTGGTCTCGCAGAAGCAGTACGACCGGGTCCGCTCCTACATCGAGATCGGCAAGTCCGAGGCGACGCTGCACTACGGCGGCGGGCGCCCCGACGGCGTCGGCGACGGCGGCTACTTCGTCGAGCCGACGGTGTTCGTCGACGTCGCCCACGACGCCCGGATCGCCCGGGAGGAGATCTTCGGCCCGGTCGCGTCGGTGCACACCTGGACGACCGAGGACGAGCTGGTCGAGGCCGCCAACGACAGCATCTACGGCCTGTTCGCGGTGCTGCTCGGCTCGGACGTGAAGCGGCTGCTGTCCACGGCGCGGCGGCTGCAGGTCGGCGGAGTGATGATCAACGACTGGTTCGGGGAGCTGCCG
- a CDS encoding phenylacetate--CoA ligase family protein: protein MGQMEEWHFPAGYDQSYLPDRDSPYWFPHRETMDPAERDAAVLVRLQEVLRYAYDTSPFYRRKYDAAGLDVRDVTTWEAFEQVPVVTKQELRASQENAPPFGDYVCVDDSELHHIHGTSGTTGTPTAFAMGRRDWEVIADNHARILWGMGVRPGDTVFVSALFSLYLGSWGAMSGAERLRCKVFPYGAGASGMTARAVQWLARTRPKAFYSTPSYALRLAEVAQQEKVDPREFGIEVMFFSGEPGASVPAVRDAIGSAFGTRVVDCGTMAEMTPFMSASATEGSPEGMLLWQDIVWHEVCDPASFRTVPYGGEGTPVYTHLERTSQPMIRLASNDLTRWEMGTNGCGRTYPRLPAGVYGRIDDMIHIRGENVYPTEIDNVLRGVSGYAGEHRVLVTRTGSMDEIVVRAECGSGADEFVRVASDGLQRVVGLRVGVEVVAPDTFERSEHKARRVIDERAHTKR, encoded by the coding sequence ATGGGACAGATGGAGGAGTGGCACTTCCCGGCCGGCTACGACCAGTCGTACCTGCCGGACCGGGACAGCCCCTACTGGTTCCCGCACCGCGAGACGATGGACCCGGCCGAGCGCGACGCCGCCGTCCTCGTCCGGCTGCAGGAGGTCCTGCGCTACGCCTACGACACCTCGCCCTTCTACCGGCGCAAGTACGACGCCGCCGGCCTCGACGTCCGCGACGTGACGACCTGGGAGGCGTTCGAGCAGGTCCCCGTCGTCACCAAGCAGGAGCTGCGCGCCTCGCAGGAGAACGCGCCGCCCTTCGGCGACTACGTCTGCGTCGACGACTCCGAGCTGCACCACATCCACGGCACCTCGGGGACCACGGGGACGCCGACCGCGTTCGCGATGGGCCGCCGCGACTGGGAGGTCATCGCCGACAACCACGCCCGGATCCTCTGGGGGATGGGGGTGCGGCCGGGCGACACCGTCTTCGTCTCCGCGCTGTTCTCGCTCTACCTCGGTTCCTGGGGTGCGATGTCCGGTGCGGAACGCCTGCGCTGCAAGGTTTTTCCCTACGGGGCCGGTGCGTCGGGGATGACCGCGCGGGCGGTGCAGTGGCTGGCCAGGACGCGTCCGAAGGCGTTCTACTCGACGCCGTCGTACGCGCTGCGCCTCGCCGAGGTCGCCCAGCAGGAGAAGGTCGACCCGCGCGAGTTCGGCATCGAGGTCATGTTCTTCTCCGGCGAGCCCGGCGCGTCGGTCCCCGCGGTGCGCGACGCGATCGGGTCCGCGTTCGGCACCCGGGTCGTCGACTGCGGGACGATGGCGGAGATGACGCCGTTCATGTCGGCGTCGGCCACCGAGGGCTCCCCGGAGGGGATGCTGCTCTGGCAGGACATCGTGTGGCACGAGGTCTGCGACCCGGCGAGCTTCCGCACCGTCCCCTACGGCGGCGAGGGCACTCCGGTCTACACCCACCTGGAGCGCACCTCGCAGCCGATGATCCGGCTCGCGTCGAACGACCTGACCCGCTGGGAGATGGGCACCAACGGCTGCGGGCGCACCTACCCGCGGCTCCCCGCGGGGGTCTACGGCCGGATCGACGACATGATCCACATCCGCGGCGAGAACGTGTACCCGACCGAGATCGACAACGTCCTCCGCGGGGTCAGCGGCTACGCGGGCGAGCACCGGGTGCTCGTCACCCGCACCGGGTCGATGGACGAGATCGTCGTCCGCGCGGAGTGCGGGTCCGGCGCGGACGAGTTCGTCCGCGTGGCCTCCGACGGGCTGCAGCGCGTCGTCGGCCTGCGGGTCGGCGTCGAGGTGGTCGCCCCCGACACCTTCGAACGCAGCGAGCACAAGGCCCGCCGGGTCATCGACGAGCGCGCCCACACGAAGCGCTGA
- the mnmA gene encoding tRNA 2-thiouridine(34) synthase MnmA, with the protein MRVLAAMSGGVDSAVAAARAVAAGHDVVGVHLALSRTRDAMRSGSRGCCSKEDSADAARAADVLGIPYYVWDLSEEFARDVVDDFVAAYAAGETPNPCLRCNEKIKFAAVLDKALALGFDAVCTGHYARLDPAVPSLRRSADADKDQSYVLAVLRADQLRHAMFPVGDTPKPEIRAEAERLGLRVAGKPDSHDICFIPTGDTQGFLRERLGSQPGELVDAGTGDVLGSHDGVHGFTVGQRKGLGIDRPAADGRPRYVLGIEPVSGTVRVGPESALDVSGITARSPVWTSGGAPDGPFGCVVQVRAHGGIAPAEVTPSGRGDDGVDGVEIALAEPLRGVAPGQAVAFYRPDDDGDVVLGSATITATS; encoded by the coding sequence ATGCGGGTCCTCGCTGCGATGAGTGGCGGTGTCGACTCCGCGGTCGCCGCCGCGCGTGCGGTCGCCGCCGGGCACGACGTCGTCGGGGTGCACCTGGCGCTGTCCCGCACCCGCGACGCGATGCGGTCCGGTTCCCGCGGATGCTGCTCCAAGGAGGACTCGGCGGACGCCGCGCGCGCCGCCGACGTGCTCGGCATCCCGTACTACGTGTGGGACCTGTCCGAGGAGTTCGCCCGGGACGTGGTCGACGACTTCGTCGCCGCGTACGCCGCGGGCGAGACGCCGAACCCGTGCCTGCGCTGCAACGAGAAGATCAAGTTCGCGGCCGTGCTCGACAAGGCGCTCGCGCTCGGGTTCGACGCCGTCTGCACCGGTCACTACGCCCGGCTCGACCCGGCGGTGCCGTCGCTGCGGCGCTCGGCCGACGCGGACAAGGACCAGTCCTACGTCCTCGCGGTGCTGCGCGCGGACCAGCTGCGGCACGCGATGTTCCCGGTGGGGGACACCCCCAAGCCGGAGATCCGGGCCGAGGCCGAGCGGCTCGGGCTGCGGGTCGCCGGCAAGCCGGACAGCCACGACATCTGCTTCATCCCGACCGGAGACACCCAGGGCTTCCTGCGCGAGCGGCTCGGGTCGCAGCCGGGCGAGCTGGTCGACGCCGGCACCGGCGACGTCCTCGGCAGTCACGACGGTGTGCACGGCTTCACGGTCGGGCAGCGCAAGGGGCTCGGCATCGACCGTCCCGCCGCCGACGGCCGTCCCCGCTACGTGCTCGGGATCGAGCCGGTCAGCGGCACCGTCCGGGTCGGGCCCGAGTCCGCGCTGGACGTCTCCGGCATCACCGCCCGCAGCCCGGTCTGGACCTCCGGTGGCGCTCCGGACGGGCCGTTCGGCTGCGTCGTCCAGGTCCGCGCGCACGGCGGGATCGCTCCCGCCGAGGTGACGCCGTCCGGTCGTGGCGACGACGGCGTGGACGGTGTCGAGATCGCCTTGGCCGAGCCGCTGCGCGGGGTCGCGCCGGGCCAGGCCGTCGCGTTCTACCGCCCCGACGACGACGGCGATGTCGTCCTGGGCAGCGCGACGATCACCGCCACCTCCTGA
- a CDS encoding 1-acyl-sn-glycerol-3-phosphate acyltransferase, with protein MTLTAGTAGTARTAGPPPALRTPAHHPARAALRTPVPTAPDHTDHPTHPAEPASVRRPGGPWATWSPCTPDDCLPARATTGRFRLVYRTVLLLAVLVAAVPLVPAAALLGARVLGAVLRSLHRAVLRAAGVRLVVRGGPLRPGDGRGALVVADHTSWIDIPALGAIGPVTMLAKREVRDWPLIGLLATRIGTLFVDREGLSRLPGTVAATADALREGTLVGVFPEATTWCGAVRGDYRRAPFQAAIDAGVALRPVTVSVTTTDGRPTTAAAFVGEQTLGDAVGRVLRLPGLVCEVTVGELVEPGVDDRRALAARARDRVRHGR; from the coding sequence ATGACGCTCACCGCCGGCACCGCCGGCACCGCCCGTACCGCCGGGCCGCCCCCGGCTCTGCGCACCCCGGCGCACCACCCGGCCCGCGCGGCCCTGCGCACCCCGGTCCCCACCGCCCCCGACCACACCGACCACCCGACCCACCCGGCCGAACCGGCGTCGGTGCGCCGCCCGGGCGGGCCCTGGGCGACCTGGTCGCCCTGCACCCCCGACGACTGCCTGCCGGCCCGTGCGACGACCGGACGGTTCCGGCTGGTCTACCGCACCGTCCTGCTGCTGGCCGTGCTCGTCGCCGCCGTCCCGCTGGTCCCGGCCGCGGCGCTGCTCGGCGCCCGGGTGCTCGGCGCGGTCCTGCGGTCCCTGCACCGGGCGGTGCTGCGCGCGGCCGGGGTGCGGCTGGTCGTCCGCGGCGGGCCGCTGCGCCCCGGCGACGGGCGGGGCGCACTCGTCGTGGCCGACCACACGTCCTGGATCGACATCCCGGCGCTCGGCGCGATCGGCCCGGTCACGATGCTCGCCAAGCGAGAGGTGCGCGACTGGCCGCTGATCGGCCTGCTTGCCACCCGGATCGGCACCCTGTTCGTGGACAGGGAGGGACTGTCCCGGCTGCCCGGCACGGTCGCGGCGACCGCGGACGCGCTGCGCGAGGGCACCCTGGTCGGGGTGTTCCCGGAGGCGACGACCTGGTGCGGGGCCGTGCGCGGCGACTACCGGCGTGCGCCGTTCCAGGCGGCGATCGACGCGGGCGTCGCGCTCCGGCCGGTGACGGTCTCCGTCACCACCACGGACGGCCGCCCGACGACGGCCGCCGCGTTCGTCGGCGAGCAGACCCTCGGCGACGCCGTCGGCCGGGTGCTGCGGCTGCCGGGGCTGGTCTGCGAGGTCACGGTCGGGGAGCTCGTCGAGCCCGGGGTGGACGACCGGCGGGCGCTGGCGGCCCGCGCGCGGGACCGGGTGCGGCACGGGCGATAG
- a CDS encoding cysteine desulfurase family protein has protein sequence MTYLDHAATTPMLPAAVAAMSDALGRTGNASSLHSSGRRARREVEEGRERIAAAVGARPSEVVFTTGGTESDNLAVKGLYWARRAEDPRRTRVLVSSVEHHAVIDAAEWLAAHEGARLRLLEVDPAGRVRPETLRAALAEDPEGTALVSVMWANNEVGTVNPVRELAAVAHEFGVPFHTDAVQAVGILDVNFGASGVDALTLTGHKLGGPYGAGALLLGREVDCTPLLHGGGQERDVRSGTLDVPSLVGLATAVTESVASAPRRRTELAALRDELVDAVRAAVPEAVLSGDALDSRVDGGPGRLPGNAHLAFPGCEGDSLLMLLDAHGIDCSTGSACTAGVAQPSHVLLAMGADEHTARGSLRFSLGHTSTRADVAALTEAIGSVVERARKAGRAPAAVTG, from the coding sequence ATGACGTACCTGGACCACGCGGCGACCACACCGATGCTGCCCGCTGCCGTTGCCGCCATGAGCGACGCGCTCGGCCGCACCGGCAACGCGTCGTCGCTGCACTCGTCGGGCCGGCGGGCCCGGCGCGAGGTCGAGGAGGGGCGCGAGCGGATCGCCGCGGCGGTCGGGGCGCGCCCGTCCGAGGTCGTGTTCACCACCGGCGGTACCGAGAGCGACAACCTCGCGGTCAAGGGGTTGTACTGGGCCCGCCGCGCGGAGGACCCGCGCCGCACCCGCGTGCTCGTCTCGTCGGTCGAGCACCACGCCGTGATCGACGCCGCCGAATGGCTCGCCGCGCACGAGGGCGCCAGGCTCCGGCTGCTCGAGGTCGACCCCGCGGGCCGGGTCCGCCCGGAGACGCTGCGCGCCGCGCTCGCCGAGGACCCGGAGGGCACCGCCCTGGTCTCGGTGATGTGGGCGAACAACGAGGTCGGCACGGTCAACCCGGTGCGCGAGCTCGCCGCGGTGGCGCACGAGTTCGGCGTGCCGTTCCACACCGACGCCGTCCAGGCCGTCGGGATCCTCGACGTCAACTTCGGCGCGTCGGGCGTCGACGCGCTCACCCTCACCGGGCACAAGCTCGGCGGGCCGTACGGGGCCGGGGCGCTGCTGCTCGGCCGCGAGGTCGACTGCACCCCGCTGCTGCACGGCGGCGGCCAGGAGCGCGACGTGCGGTCCGGGACCCTCGACGTCCCGTCGCTGGTCGGGCTGGCCACCGCGGTCACCGAGTCGGTCGCGTCGGCCCCGCGCCGTCGCACCGAGCTGGCCGCGCTGCGCGACGAGCTGGTCGACGCGGTCCGCGCGGCGGTGCCGGAGGCCGTCCTGAGCGGCGACGCACTCGACTCCCGGGTCGACGGCGGCCCCGGCCGGCTCCCGGGCAACGCGCACCTCGCGTTCCCCGGCTGCGAGGGCGACAGCCTCCTGATGCTGCTCGACGCGCACGGGATCGACTGCTCCACCGGGTCCGCCTGCACGGCGGGCGTCGCGCAGCCCAGCCACGTGCTGCTCGCGATGGGTGCCGACGAGCACACCGCACGCGGGTCGCTGCGGTTCTCCCTCGGGCACACCAGCACCCGCGCCGACGTCGCCGCCCTGACCGAGGCGATCGGCTCGGTCGTCGAGCGGGCGCGGAAGGCCGGACGCGCCCCCGCCGCGGTCACGGGCTGA
- a CDS encoding nitroreductase/quinone reductase family protein codes for MGDHHYRAPGLLSRRLLNPVVAALAERGAPVGGAVVLAVPGRVTGRVRTVPLTPVTIDGRRYLISPRGETDWVRNLRAAGGVAALRAGGEPERVRAVEQGVEAAVPVLQAYVRGLGRGAGLLFDDITAGSTEAEVAAAAPRHPVFELTAAG; via the coding sequence ATGGGCGATCACCACTACCGCGCACCCGGTCTCCTGTCCCGGCGCCTGCTCAACCCGGTGGTCGCGGCGTTGGCCGAGCGCGGCGCCCCGGTCGGCGGAGCGGTCGTGCTCGCCGTGCCGGGCCGGGTCACCGGCCGGGTCCGCACGGTCCCGCTCACCCCGGTGACGATCGACGGCCGCCGCTATCTGATCTCCCCGCGCGGGGAGACCGACTGGGTGCGGAACCTGCGCGCCGCCGGTGGGGTCGCCGCACTGCGCGCCGGTGGCGAGCCCGAACGGGTCCGGGCCGTCGAGCAGGGTGTGGAGGCGGCCGTCCCGGTCCTGCAGGCGTACGTGCGCGGCCTCGGCCGCGGCGCGGGGCTCCTGTTCGACGACATCACCGCCGGCTCCACCGAGGCCGAGGTCGCCGCCGCGGCGCCCCGCCACCCGGTGTTCGAGCTGACCGCCGCAGGCTGA